The window CAATGACAGCTCATTACAACCACACTAGCTACTGGTAGCAAGAGCAGTGCAGCCCAGGGCAGATGTGTAACACAGCATTTAGCCAGCCCGGGTGGCACAGGGCCTGGGGTGGCACCATCTTTAGGTTCTGCCAGCATCTGACCACTGCTCACACCCTCACAGCCACCAGTGGGGCAGCCCCTCCCATTCAGCCTGGGTCATAGGCAAAGCCCCTCACTGGCCTCTCTATCTTCAAGCACTAGCCCTTCTACCACACTATAGCTAAAGCTCACCTGCTATCTCTGCTATGCTCAGACACTACAATGGCTCCTGTCACACCCTGTGAGAAAGCCAAACTCTTTCCAGCAGTCCATAAGGCATCACGTGACCCAGTCCCCAGCCCCTCTGACTTCATCTCTTCCCCCTGACCCTGTTCCTTTACCTCTGGCCTACTTGCTTCTCCTTGGACCAGCCAAGCATACTCCCTGACCCTGTTCCTTTACCTCTGGCCTACTTGCTTCTCCTTGGACCAGCCAAGCATACTCCCTGCTCAGGACCTGCCAGCCTgtcccctccttctctcccttctcttgggCTGCCTCAGTGAGGTCTTTCCAGTCCACCTTATTTCAAGACGCAAGCCTCAGCCCCCATGCCCACCATCCTTAGTCCTCTTTGCCATCGAACATATGAAATTCTGACCTCTGCAAGTGGCTGTCTGTCCTTCCCAACCCCCTTGGATGTCCTCTCCAGATGACAGGGAAAGAACACATCATTCCTTCTATCCTTATGTCCCGAACAAGTGAGGAGACCAAGAAGATGCCCACCTGCCCAGTTCACCAGGATGCTCTTATGCATGTTGCCATCGACCATGTCCAAGCTGACACAGCGGTCGCCCACCTGCTGGCTGGAGCTGGGCAGCGAGCCATGGGCTGTGTGCGTGGTCAGGGTGGCCCCAGGTTTcatggaggaggagggggaggacgTGCCTCTGGAGGCTGATGTGACACTCACGAGTTCTGTGACAATGGGGAGGTTGACCCACACCTGTGTGGACAGCAAGATCAGCAGAAGCCCAGACCCTGTGGGACACCCCAGGCCTGCTTCCATCTCCAGGAGGCTCCCAAGGTCTGTAAGAGCCGGCACTCCTCAGCCCCCTTTGTGGTGTGGGGAGGGACAAGCAGGCACAGGAAAGGGCAGGTCAGGGTGAGGGTCCTCAGGGTGAAGGGTGGGCAGTCACTTTCTTTTCCTGGCCATCTTGGGACTCTGGCTGATTGCCACTTCAGAGCTGGAGGAGCCGGCCACTCATAAGGGGAGGCAGTCAATTACGTGCCCACTGCTAGGGGCAGGGCCACACTGGAGATGCACGCTGGAGGGGGGATGTGCCACCACTACTAGGCTCTGTGTCAGGGGCCTGGTGACTGGATGGAAGGGCAGGCTGACCTTGGGGCCTCCCCCAAAACATAACCAAGCCCTGCCATGGTACCCCTGCACTCCGGGCACTAGCTAGTCTAAGTACTCGGCCCAGCAACAGAAGCCCATGGGCTCCAGCTGCCTGAGAGCTCCTGCAGCATCACCCCACTTCATAGAGGAGGGAACCGAGTCCCAGAGGGGGGACGACTCACCGCAATCACAGGGCTGGTCAGGAGTGGAGGTGGGATTCTAGCACAAAGCTGTCTGATTCCAAGAACCCAGCTCAGCCCTGAAGCTTCCCTGAGGTTCAGGCAGCCTGTACTTGTCCCCCCTGTACTGGAAACTCTTGTCATCCTAGCCTTGATCACATCTGCAGGTGTTAGGCCTGGAAATTCTTCCCAGCCTACTAGGATGGAGGCTGGAGCTCCCGAGACGGGTGGTGGCTACGGGACAGAGCAGCAGCTGTGAGGTTACCAGGAGCCACACCTGACGTCTCCCTCCCCATGTCCACAGCGGCTGGCATGTGGGTGCCCCGGCTCTCTTCAGATAACAGGTCTGATGCTGCCATCGTGTGTTTTCTAACCTTCCCGTATCTCTCACTGTCAGTGAGTCTCTCCACGGCCCCAGACCAGGCCCGAGTCCCGGTGGTGCACCAGGGCAGCACAGCAGCAGGCTGGAGATGCTGGATGGCAGCCATCACCTGGGATTCCTGGGaacagagggaaggaggagacCGCTGCGCAGGCCTGAGTGGGCTTTCTGGGCTGGATGGGGACCAGTGGCTGGGTTTTTGTTCCCATTGACCCCCTAGTCCCCGCCACACCTTTCTCGGCTCTACCTGTTCTCAGGGCTGAGTTCAGACAGTTCATCCTCCAGGAACTGTCCTTCATCCCACATCCCACATCCACCATGCCCCCCTCTCCAGAGAGCCATTTAATCCAACCCTCCCCATAAATCTAAGAGGAAGCTGGGGAGAGCCCAGTGGTGTCCTTCCCAGGACAGTCTCTGACAGCCTCCTCCCCAGTGGAACCCCAGCAGTGACTGCCACAGCCACTCACCTTCCTTCTTTTGCTGAAATTCACCATCCTCCCCTGGAAGGCAGACAATTCACAGCTGTCATATAGGGTCCCCAGCACTACCATCCCCCTCACCCCATCATGCTGTCTGACTGCGGGGTCCACCAGGGGCCAGGCAGCCCAGACCCAGGGTGACATAGGCAGAGTCCTTGGTGCCAGGAGGGACCAAGGAGTGGTGACGAAGTGACTTTCCAGTCCCATCCTCTGATGATGGATGGAGAGACGGCCCCTGAGTCCCAGCCTCCTAGACACTTCTGTAGTATGACCATGACACTCCAGCTCCCCAGGTGGCTGTGAGGCTCCATACGTGGGGTGTCCACTGCTGAGACAGAGCTCGGTGAAGGGCCTCTGCTCCCCAACCTCAGGGACCCTCCCCACCCTGTCCCGCCACCCCATCCCCCCAGGCTCACTCACATCCTAAGTGAATTCTGAAGAACAGGATCCAACGTCACCACATCATTGAAAGATGTCCCCGGGTAGGGGACAGCGCCCAGGGTGACGCCCTGTGGCACTGGGAAGGTGGGCATGAGCATGGGCTCCCAGGTGCACCCAAAGCCCTGCCCTGAAAACGCCTCAGCCTCAGACACCTAGGACCTACCCAGGTCTCCTCTTAGGACTTCTGGGTCTCTTAACCTCCCTCCAAGTCCCCCCAGCACCCTGCCTCTAAGTACCCTAAACTCACTTCCTCTCATCTCCCAGGAATGGCTTTTGGTGAAACACAGTGTTTATGTGTGTTTTACCAAGGCACGTAAACATTGTggacaccacccccacccccccaaatccCCTCTGAGTTGGGTTCTTTCAGGCTCTGGCTCTGACTAGCTGCAATAAGCTCCCCTCCCCCCCGGATTCTAGAGGCCCAAAGCATACCCTAAGGGATCCAGAGGAGGGGGCTTAGGGTGGCACCCATGGGAGGGATGCAAGGAGGGTCCCCACCCTGACTTGGAGGCCAGCCCCACCAGGCCCTCCCTGGCCTCAGGCACACTCACCCTCTCCTGCTGCTGTTGCCTCTTCTGTGCCCTCTTGGGGTTCATCTCCAGGGTGGCAAACTTGGAGGTCCCTTCCTGTCAGAGTTGAAGACATGATGAGGACTCTGAGGCCCTTGGCGCTCACCAATTGTCCCTGGggctgtgcccccccccccaactggGGGTTAGAAATGCAGCTGCCAACACCAGCGTCCCCAATCTTCCCAGGGTATGACCTGGGACAAGGGGCCTGGCCTCCCCGAGCCTGTCTGCTCATCTGCCACATGTGAACGAGGACTTGACCCCTCATCAAGTGTCCAGAGGAGTCACTGTGGCTCTCACCATCGCTCTCTACACCACAGAGCCGTGGGACAGACTGGCCAAGTTCCTGTCCTTCCTTGCATCTCGCTGCCTCGCCATGAGGTCATCCCTCCATTCCAGATGAGGGTACAGGCCTAAGAGGGGCAATAACTTGTCCCAAGTCCCACAGGCAAACTAAGGGGAGGCTTTTCCCTCCCTGATGGTGGCCTCAACCACACTGACACCAtcccaccacccaccaccactAACTGGTCTCTCGGTGTGCGTGGGGGTCTTGTGCCAACTGAGCCTAAGGAAGAGGCCCGCCTGGCCGAAACAGGGTCTCTGACAGTCAGTGGGAATGGTGGTAACGGCTGAAACCATGGCTCTGAGTCCCACGTTCGGTGGCTGGGCTGGTGGGGAGGAACCTTGAGCTGCTGGTGCTGGTGGCTCATCTCCCAAGTGGCATGGTTCAAAGGAGAAACGAAGTGCACTtgtaattacgcctaagagtcacccctagagatcctcttttgttacttagattgtggcctctctctctaagccagctcagcaggtgaactcactgccctccctcttacgtgggacatgactctcagaataagccaggacccaacatcatggaATTGATaaagccttctagaccaaaagagggaagaaacatgaaataaaaagtttcagGGCGGTGCCAtaggggctcagtggcagagttctcacctgccatgacggagacccaggcttgattcctggagcctgcccatgccaaaaaaaaaaaaaaaaatttcaatggttgagagattcagagtcaagaggtatccttgaggttattcttatgcattatatagctatccctttttagtttattgtgtattggagtggctggagggaaatacctgaaattgttgagctatgctccagtagccttgattcttgaaggcaattgtgtaacaatacagcttttacagtgtgaccatgtgattgtgaaaacctttcctatctgacactccttttagtcagggtatgggcagatgagtaaaaaataaggataaaataggATGGGTTCTTGAGTGTCAGGGGGATCCTCAAAACAGCAACTGCCCCTCAACACTCATACACCAGCCTCACCTGCAGCTCGGTCTGGTTCACGGAGCTCATCAGCAAGCACAGGTGGGGCTGTCTGGCCTTCTCATCTGCCCAGACTCACCAGTGTTGCTGCCTCCACGTCCCCCCTGTAGTGGCCATCCTCTGCGGGTGGCATCGGGGCACTTGGCGGTGGAGGAGGTGACGAAGGGCCAGCAGCCACCTCCGCACACCCGCACACCCGCGTCTCCAGGCTCTGCACACCCACCAGGCCCAGCGCCAGGACGGCCCACCTGGCTGTGCTCTGGGTGGCCCCAAGCCCCAAGGGCAGTGAGAGCCCCAGCGAGGGCGGCTGGTGCCCGGCGTGCCACCGTTGGGGCGGGTAGAGCCGTTGGTGCCTCGCGCGCGTGCACGGTAAGTCCGGGCTCCGACCCCCTCCGCGCGCCTGCCGGTGGCTTCCAGGCGTGACGGCCGCGAGCGCGTGGTCCTCGGGGCCGACCTGGTCAGCAGGACCCGCAGGCGCCGGCGCTGCCGGGAGCCTCCCCCGGAGCTGCGCCCTGGAGCCCCGCCCTCACACCTGCGTGGTCGGCCTGGTGGGGCTCGGAGCTGCGGGACACGCTGCGCGCGCATTCCGACCTGAACCCCAGGGTGTGGGCTGAACCCGCAACAAGGCCTAGCGTCCAGCGTCCTGCCGCTGCGCTAATGAGCTGATCGGTGGTGCTGGGTAGAGACAAAGTTAGATGAGCAGGGAGCCCCAGGGCAGGGAGTGGCTGCATGGGACTGTCTCGAGCCCAGCAGCTGGTCACCATTTGCATTGTCCTGTCCAAGGAGAACAACCAAGAGAGCCCTACATGGTGGAGGAGTGACCGAGGCTGAGAATGGGGACAGTCCCAGATGAGTGCCCCACCCAGGGCTCAGACACTTTCCcataccccacccccatccacttGGAGGGAACCTGGCACATCCTCTCCTAACCAGTGGCTTGGGCGactctccctcctcttcagtgTCCTTTCATAATCATTCATCAATGGATCTATCCCACCATCAGCCTTGTCAGGGTGGGAGGAGAGAGCTGGGGCCAGAAGGAAGCAAGGCCACCAATGTCCTAATACAGGGCTTCACAGGCAGCCCCCAGCAAGACATGACCCAAGGGGTCTGGAGAGTTTGTTTAAAATTCCAGCTGTCAAAACTCAAGCCCTTGAGAAGTTGCTTTTGAAAGTATGGGGAGGAACCTGGGAATCTGTTGTTGTAACATGGGAACAGGAGCATCTGAACAGACAGGTCTGAGACCCGCTTCCCCAGAGAGTATTTAGCAGGCTTTGGAGCATTCGTGGATGCCCCAGGAGGATACACCCCATTTTGTATGACTGTAGTGTCCTGGGGACAGGGTCTGTTGGGGATTGACTCATGTACCCCCAAGAGAATCAGTGTTCCTATGAgagtgaacccatttgtaaataggaccttttgaagataacGATTAACACATtagatgtggactcatttgtgagtaGGAGCTTTGAAAATTCCATTTAGAAGAATTCACAATgaaccagggtgggccatggtccatatggctgaaatccttgtaagcaaaagaaattgtacatggagccagaagccagaaaccagagaTAGAGGGAGAGATTGTCATGTTATGGAGACAGACATGCATCTACAAGCCACATCAGAAAGTTAAGGATTCTGGGAGAAAACAAGCAATGCCACTGCCTTGATTTTGCACTTCTAGCCTTACAAACCACGGgccaataaattcttttttaagcCAACCAGCGTGTGAAACAGAAGGCTTTTCTTCCCAAATAGCTTACCATCATGTCAACAAGGCTCCAGGATAATAATGGCAGATTACAAGTGAGAGGCAAGATGCAGACTCTATTTAAGAAAGAGTTTCTAGGGAAACCCAAAGATAACAAGGAAGACACAGTAAAGGAccagaggaaactgaagcaaatAATACCTACAAGTACAGCACACATTGAACATTGCCTAAATCCCAACTGAAGAAATAACAGACCTCACACAAAGGCTCATATACCTCAGTTCCTATCACACCATACGTGATATCTGGCTACCATCAAACAAAAAATGGCAAGTTgtgctacaaaataaaaataacagtctGAAAAAACAGAGCCATTATCAGATCCAGTATCAGATTGGAATTTCATAATTCTCCGactgggaatttaaaataatgatgatgaatatgctaaGGGCTCAGATGGAAAAAAAGGACAATATTCGATAACAGGCAGGTCAATTTGatgggccaagccctcgatcAAGATACCAAAAAATGTATCTTGATTGCTATGATTTTTAGCCCGCTCTTAAAACACACACCTGAAGCAAGTGCCTTCCTTCCCTGCCCTAGTCCCAGCCCTTTCATTGACCATCAAAATGGTATAAtgcatacttttttctttttctccacacTTACCTGCTTCTTCCACAATAAGGATGATTTgataatatgaaaagaaaattttttttcaaatcaggaatgctagaaatcaaaaacattaacagaaaagaagaattttGATAGGCTCATCAGTGGCCAAAGACAAGAATCAGTGATCTGGAAGATATGTCAACAGAAATTTCCAAACTTAggcaaagagatagaaataggaaaaCACTGCACAGCCCAACAGGATATCTAATTACAATTACAAAGGGTGTAACatgtgaaatgggaataacagaaagaaaaaaagcagaagtatTTGCTGTAATAATGgctgaattactttaaaaatggatACTACAGAAAATAAACTGTTGATCCAGAATGCTCACATAACCCTAAGCAggataaataacaaaatattaccCCTTGtcataaaatattcaaactacagaaaacaaacaaagaaattttGAGAGAAgccagagggaaagagaaagcaaatgaactaaagaagaaaagatttcTTCCCTGGGGAGGAAAATAGGTTAAGACTGACATTGGATTTCTCTTATGAAACCATACAAATAGGAAGGACATTTGCTGGTTTGGAAACTGGAatgtatccccagaaaagtcatgtactTCTAATCCGATATTGTGGGGCAGGCCATTATTACGTGGGACCTTTGTATGAGGTTgactccgtggagatgtgacccacccagttgtaggtgggccttttgattaggttgacTCCATCGAGATATGACTCTGCTCATACAAGGTGAGTTTAatctgcttactagagtcctaATAAGGAGAGATTTTAGAGAAagcatagatgcttggagaactgacacAAAAAGCAGATGCTTGGATAGAGAATACCCTAGGAGATGCTAAAGAAGaatccacaggagctgagagagtcatttcGAAACCCCCAGGAGAAAAAGGCCAGCACATGTTGCCAtgtgtgtgccttcccatgtgacagagaaacccaagatgcaaccagcctttcttgagtgaagttatcctcttgttgatgccttaatttggacattttcatggccttagaactgtacacttgtaacctaataaattccctttataaaagccaatccatttctggcatattgcattctggcagctttagcaagcccaAACAGACAGTGGGGTAAATAATTAAagtgatgaaataaaatataaaaacctagaattctatattcagaaaaattatccttcaaaggtgaaggagaaatgaagaatttTTCAGACCCACAAAAGTTGAAGGAATTTGTCACCAATGGACCTGCCTTCCAAGAAATGTTGAAAGAAGTTCttcagaaaggaggaaaatgataTAGGTCAGAAATGCAGATGTGCGTAAGGAAGAAAGAGTGTTGAGGgaataaatgaaactaaaataaaagatttcatttCACTATCCTTAATTGACCTAACTGAAAACAATTTATTCATAATAACACAAGCAATAATATTGGATGATGATGGCATACTTTTAAGTGAGCTGAATGTAGGCAAAGGACGGGGGGAAGGAAAAGGGAATACTCTGTTATAAATTGCCTGCACTACCTATAAACACAAGAGAGTGATATTTGAAAGTTTACTTTGATAACTTGCACATGTATATTGCAAACTTTAGGGAAGcctcaaaaataatttaaaaagagttATACTTGATATgctgagcagaaggaaaaatgaagtcctATCTGATGTTCATATAAATCAAAGAAAGCAGTAAAATGGTGCAAgtccaaaaaagagaaaaaagaaacaaagatcaaAGGCAAAGACCAGAAAACTATTAGATACATGACAAGTATCAACCCAAATATTTTGAGAATCATTCACAATGTGAATAGCGTCAAAAACTATTGCAAGACAGACACTGTCAGAGTGCATAAAACAtcaactatatgttgttttccagaaatccactttaaatattttaaaaaaaagaagaaaaataaagggatgGAAAACACTATACCCTCTGAAGACTGATTAATAGACAGGAGTAGCTATAAGAATTTCAGACAAAgctcacttcagaaaaagaaaaattaccagggacaaagaaggatattaaacaataacaaaaagatcaattctccaagaagacatTGCAGTACTGAATACGTATGCACCCAATAAGAAAGCATCAATATACTTTGGGCAAAAAAGGATACAACTGCAAAGAGCAAAAGCCAAGTCCACTGttagagttggagacttcaatgcatCTCTCTCACTCAGTAAGTGACATATTCAGGAGGCGTAAACTCATAAGGACAGAGCTGAGCTGAACAGCATCATCAATCTCCTGGTTTTTATCGACATTTATAAAATCATTCCTCCAACAGCAGGAGAAACATTCCACTCAGCTTCACATGGAGGATTCACCAAGCTAGAACACATTTTGGATCATATAATACACCttaacacatttaaaagaatagaaatcatcCAAAGTCTACTCAGACCCAGAGTGCCTCGTAGGTGCCAGACCCCATGGGAGAAGGTGTCAGGCACTGTGTCTTCTTGGAGCTCACAGCTGGGGAGGGCTGGAGGGGGGCATGGCTCACAGAGAGGTGAGGAGGAGGTATTAGGGGAACATTGAATGCAATTCCATGCAATTCAATttgcattgaagtctccaactctaaCAGTGCCCCAGTCCCAAGGGGGTACATCAaggcaggcttcctggaggagttgACAGCAGTAGTCACTGGGAAATGTGCAGGTGGTGGGAAGAGCCGGCCTGACGGGGGGGCAGTGTGAGCACAGGTGTGCAGTCCAGGCCCCATAGGCTGTGGGTGGGGTGGAAtcaaggggaggggagggaggtggTGGACCATGCAGGAAGGAACCTGAAGATTAATGTGCAGGGGCCTCTTTAAGTGGGATTGCAAGcatttttacagttttttcaTTAAGGTGGTCCttcccaaattttaaaacttcagagccaacgaAACTTTGATTAGTCCTGACACCTGTATTTACAAAAACACCCGCCTTGGATTCTGCCCCAACCGCTCCCAAACTGTTTGCCTCTGTTTTTTATCTGGACTTTAAACCACACCCAGGCCCTTTACTTCTCAGTAACAAGAGCCATCTAGCACTGGTCAAATCTGCACTAATGGGTGTTGAAGTAGTTAATTGACCCAACAAGCCCAATGAAATATTTAATCACTGCATCTGTATAAGCCAGAGGCTCAATGGGGAAAGCGCTGGCTTCCCTCTTGTTCTGTGGGAACCCTGAGCAAAAGGCTCCTGCCATTTCGTGGAGTGGGGCATGGGGCTGTAtaaggggggaggaggaggaatgaAAAAGAACTAAGAAATGACCCCAGGTGAGAAATGTGCTTTCTGGGTACCCCCAGCCCTCATATGAAGCTCTCGTCTTCGTCAGCATTGGCTAAGGAGGCAGTCACTCACCAGTCCCAGGGTGGTCACAGTGTGCTCCTCTCCCTTTCTGGTTCAAAAGATGATCCTGTGCCCAGGGAAGTGGGACCAGGCATTCAAGCCCCGACCCCAACCCATCTCTGCCCTGCCAGGCACTCAGACAGCCACGGGTCTCTGAAATCCCTCAGGTCCAGGCTGGTGTGTCCACGTCCCACCACCAAGAGCTTCAGGACCACCAGTGGTCTTCCAGGAGTGAGGACAGCCTGCAAGAAGAGGTTAAAGCTGCAGGGCTCTCCAGTGAATGGGTTCTTCCTTCTCTCACTCATTCAGGAGTGCTGATGCCAGCCAGCACCTTCCCACCTCCCCAGTCCCCCACAGGTGTGGGAACATTCCCGACTGTTGGTAGCTGGCTTTAGCACAGTGCTTCTGGAATAATTGCACTGTCATCACCTTCATCCGTTCCTTGGATTTGAGATCCAGGCTCCCTGTATCTCCAGCTTCTGGCACAGCGCATGATCAAATGTGAACTGGGCAAAGCCCTGATTAGCCACCTAGCACATGCCCCTTTCTTAAGAACTGCCCTAGATGCTCTTAGCAAGGTGGCTTCCACGGGTAGATGCTTGCTATTGGGAGcatgtgccggtctgaatctgtggtgggccccagaaaagccatgtcctttaatcctcattcaatatggctgggtgggagcatattgattgttcccatggagatgtggcccacccaattgtgggtggtaacttgattagatgatttccatggaggtgtgcctCTGCCAtcgaaggtggagttgcttactggaatcctttaaaagaggaataatttgaagagagtctcttttgtagagccacgagaaagccagcagacgccgtcatgttcaccaggtgcccttcTAACTGAGGGAGAAATGTtgatcatcggccttcttgaaccaaggtctctttccctggatgccttaaattggacatttctgtagacttgttttaattgggacattttctcggccttagaactgtaaactagcaacttactaaattcccccttttaaaagccattttgtgtctggtatattgcattctggcggctagcaaactagaacagagcacCTGGGACATGAGAGCAGAGAAAGCTTAGACTTTGCCCATTTCAAAGGCTGTTTCAGGGTCCTGAGTTAAGAATTGGCCACATGTGGCTTGGGGCCTCCCTGCACCCTTGACCCCCTAGTCAGAGAAAAGGATCTGGATGTCATTACATGAGGGTGTTAGGGGTGTCTCTTAAGGACAATGTGCCACTTCAGgtatatttgcatttccctgctgTATTTCTGTGTCCACTACCTGTCCCCATGTCCCTGTGCAGGAGACGACACGTCTGTCCTTCCAGGCCATAGAGATCGCCCCTCAGGAAGGTTACTCCCGTCTCACATAACCGGTGCCCTTGACCTTCCCAGCTCAGGGGCCGAGGCCTAACTCGGCTGCACAGGAGCACAAGGAAGCAACTTAGAGCTGTGATCCAGACCCTCAGTGCTGCTGGACCTCTCAGGGAAGCTTTCCTGCTGCCCTTTCAGCAGTGCCGTCCTGCACATCTCACGGGCATGCTAATGCCCTGATCCCTGCTGGCCCCAGGGAGAGGCTGCCAGGAGAGAGGGCTGCACAGAGGACATGCAGACAGCAACTGTGACAGCGGGAGCCTGATACCTTCCCAAAGGGTGCAGCAGTTGAGCTGCCACCAGCTGCCTGTGATGGTGGTGGGTCCCTGCGTCTTGCCTGCGTCTGGCTCCTTTCAAtcctcttcattttcttaatgtggGGTCAGGGTGGCAAAAGGCATCGCATTGCTGCCCCGAC of the Tamandua tetradactyla isolate mTamTet1 chromosome 2, mTamTet1.pri, whole genome shotgun sequence genome contains:
- the LOC143673315 gene encoding ral guanine nucleotide dissociation stimulator-like isoform X6 encodes the protein MEGTSKFATLEMNPKRAQKRQQQQERGRMVNFSKRRKESQVMAAIQHLQPAAVLPWCTTGTRAWSGAVERLTDSERYGKPPPVSGAPASILVGWEEFPGLTPADVIKARMTRVSSTGGTSTGCLNLREASGLSWVLGIRQLCARIPPPLLTSPVIAVWVNLPIVTELVSVTSASRGTSSPSSSMKPGATLTTHTAHGSLPSSSQQVGDRCVSLDMVDGNMHKSILVNWAVLQIPDMAHGFYAMDTSANLQFLLTKRTFAWRPRSRTQLPQCFCEESRRDPHCQRGNLTGLGACQPQGHPSRVWLAG
- the LOC143673315 gene encoding uncharacterized protein LOC143673315 isoform X3; the protein is MLMPTFPVPQGVTLGAVPYPGTSFNDVVTLDPVLQNSLRIGHPTYGASQPPGELECHGHTTEVSRRLGLRGRLSIHHQRMGLESHFVTTPWSLLAPRTLPMSPWVWAAWPLVDPAVRQHDGVRGMVVLGTLYDSCELSAFQGRMVNFSKRRKESQVMAAIQHLQPAAVLPWCTTGTRAWSGAVERLTDSERYGKPPPVSGAPASILVGWEEFPGLTPADVIKARMTRVSSTGGTSTGCLNLREASGLSWVLGIRQLCARIPPPLLTSPVIAVWVNLPIVTELVSVTSASRGTSSPSSSMKPGATLTTHTAHGSLPSSSQQVGDRCVSLDMVDGNMHKSILVNWAGAPLGKGHALRTGSFL
- the LOC143673315 gene encoding uncharacterized protein LOC143673315 isoform X8, with the protein product MLMPTFPVPQGVTLGAVPYPGTSFNDVVTLDPVLQNSLRIGHPTYGASQPPGELECHGHTTEVSRRLGLRGRLSIHHQRMGLESHFVTTPWSLLAPRTLPMSPWVWAAWPLVDPAVRQHDGVRGMVVLGTLYDSCELSAFQGRMVNFSKRRKESQVMAAIQHLQPAAVLPWCTTGTRAWSGAVERLTDSERYGKPPPVSGAPASILVGWEEFPGLTPADVIKARMTRVSSTGGTSTGCLNLREASGLSWVLGIRQLCARIPPPLLTSPVIALSSQDKAP
- the LOC143673315 gene encoding uncharacterized protein LOC143673315 isoform X9, encoding MSSVNQTELQEGTSKFATLEMNPKRAQKRQQQQERGRMVNFSKRRKPPPVSGAPASILVGWEEFPGLTPADVIKARMTRVSSTGGTSTGCLNLREASGLSWVLGIRQLCARIPPPLLTSPVIAVWVNLPIVTELVSVTSASRGTSSPSSSMKPGATLTTHTAHGSLPSSSQQVGDRCVSLDMVDGNMHKSILVNWAVLQIPDMAHGFYAMDTSANLQFLLTKRTFAWRPRSRTQLPQCFCEESRRDPHCQRGNLTGLGACQPQGHPSRVWLAG
- the LOC143673315 gene encoding ral guanine nucleotide dissociation stimulator-like isoform X4, giving the protein MGLESHFVTTPWSLLAPRTLPMSPWVWAAWPLVDPAVRQHDGVRGMVVLGTLYDSCELSAFQGRMVNFSKRRKESQVMAAIQHLQPAAVLPWCTTGTRAWSGAVERLTDSERYGKPPPVSGAPASILVGWEEFPGLTPADVIKARMTRVSSTGGTSTGCLNLREASGLSWVLGIRQLCARIPPPLLTSPVIAVWVNLPIVTELVSVTSASRGTSSPSSSMKPGATLTTHTAHGSLPSSSQQVGDRCVSLDMVDGNMHKSILVNWAVLQIPDMAHGFYAMDTSANLQFLLTKRTFAWRPRSRTQLPQCFCEESRRDPHCQRGNLTGLGACQPQGHPSRVWLAG
- the LOC143673315 gene encoding ral guanine nucleotide dissociation stimulator-like isoform X5, which gives rise to MSSVNQTELQEGTSKFATLEMNPKRAQKRQQQQERGRMVNFSKRRKESQVMAAIQHLQPAAVLPWCTTGTRAWSGAVERLTDSERYGKPPPVSGAPASILVGWEEFPGLTPADVIKARMTRVSSTGGTSTGCLNLREASGLSWVLGIRQLCARIPPPLLTSPVIAVWVNLPIVTELVSVTSASRGTSSPSSSMKPGATLTTHTAHGSLPSSSQQVGDRCVSLDMVDGNMHKSILVNWAVLQIPDMAHGFYAMDTSANLQFLLTKRTFAWRPRSRTQLPQCFCEESRRDPHCQRGNLTGLGACQPQGHPSRVWLAG
- the LOC143673315 gene encoding ral guanine nucleotide dissociation stimulator-like isoform X1, giving the protein MLMPTFPVPQGVTLGAVPYPGTSFNDVVTLDPVLQNSLRIGHPTYGASQPPGELECHGHTTEVSRRLGLRGRLSIHHQRMGLESHFVTTPWSLLAPRTLPMSPWVWAAWPLVDPAVRQHDGVRGMVVLGTLYDSCELSAFQGRMVNFSKRRKESQVMAAIQHLQPAAVLPWCTTGTRAWSGAVERLTDSERYGKPPPVSGAPASILVGWEEFPGLTPADVIKARMTRVSSTGGTSTGCLNLREASGLSWVLGIRQLCARIPPPLLTSPVIAVWVNLPIVTELVSVTSASRGTSSPSSSMKPGATLTTHTAHGSLPSSSQQVGDRCVSLDMVDGNMHKSILVNWAVLQIPDMAHGFYAMDTSANLQFLLTKRTFAWRPRSRTQLPQCFCEESRRDPHCQRGNLTGLGACQPQGHPSRVWLAG
- the LOC143673315 gene encoding uncharacterized protein LOC143673315 isoform X2, coding for MLMPTFPVPQGVTLGAVPYPGTSFNDVVTLDPVLQNSLRIGHPTYGASQPPGELECHGHTTEVSRRLGLRGRLSIHHQRMGLESHFVTTPWSLLAPRTLPMSPWVWAAWPLVDPAVRQHDGVRGMVVLGTLYDSCELSAFQGRMVNFSKRRKPPPVSGAPASILVGWEEFPGLTPADVIKARMTRVSSTGGTSTGCLNLREASGLSWVLGIRQLCARIPPPLLTSPVIAVWVNLPIVTELVSVTSASRGTSSPSSSMKPGATLTTHTAHGSLPSSSQQVGDRCVSLDMVDGNMHKSILVNWAVLQIPDMAHGFYAMDTSANLQFLLTKRTFAWRPRSRTQLPQCFCEESRRDPHCQRGNLTGLGACQPQGHPSRVWLAG